The Gracilibacillus caseinilyticus genome segment ATAAAAACTATCATCTCTGGCAAATTACACCGAATAAGAAATGGGACAATGAGCGCTTTAACCAGCTTCTGAAAAAGAATGTACATCGCAAGAAAGCGAATACCTCAGATGCACAACCTGTTACGGCAGAAAGTAAGCAGGTAAGTCATTCACTGACGAAACCGAATAAACAGGTAAGTAAATCACTTACCACCAAGTTAGTAAAATACTTACCCGAAAATGGTGATAAGCCAATGGTGGTAAAGGATCCAGCTTCCCGAAAGACAGAAGAGAGGAAAGATAGAAAAGAATGTAATAGTTATAGAGACCCGCACTTTTGCGAATTATTGCAATTTTATCGTGAAAATTTACAAATAGGAATCACGGATTCGCCATATAACTATGAATTACTGACCCAATGGTATGAGGAGTATGGCTATGAGCTGGTAATGGAGGCGATGAGAATTGCTACCAAGGCCGAAGCGAAGGGGGTGAAATATTTAGAAAGTGTCCTGTTGAATTGGGCACAGATGGGTGTGAAAACAGCAGCGGATGTGAAGGTGATGGTAAAACAACGAAAAACAAATCATATGAAGCCGGCCTATCAGAAAAATCGTGCTGATGTTAAGCGGGATATTATACCGGATTGGTATGTGAGACAGAGAGAGCAGCCGGCAAAACAAAATACGGAGACAGAGGCGGAGAAGGAGAGAAAAGCGGCAGAGGTGGATCGGATGCTGGAGGCGTATTTGATGGGGGAGGTTTAAAAATGAGATATTGGATCTAATATAAATTATGTATAAAGTAGTATTATTCTCGTGTTTTAGTTAGTAAAGAGTAACACATAGCCCATTTCTACGCTTGAATATTGTCTTTATTTGTCGAAAGTGTTGCGATGTTTGATTTTCTTTAGTACTTTTTACTTATAATAGTAAAAAAGAATCATGAAATTAACAGGGGGATCAAGATGAATATAACAAACATTACTAACGAAATAAATTATTTGAAAGATATATTATTAAAATACGAGGAATTAGAAGCCGAGCGATCTAATATTTTTAAAAAACCATTATCAAATATGAGTATAGGAAAGAAAATATTGCTATTTATTGGAATGTATATGGTAAGTGGCTTTATTTATGCGATACCGAATTTAAAATATTTATCTATCTTTGTGCTTTTAGGAAGTGTTTATTTTATATTCTTTTGGCCAAATAGAAAGGTTAAATCAAATATTGCTCAAAACAAATCAAGAATTGAGGAGATAGACACAAAAATTTTATCTTTAAGTCAAAAGATTCGCCCTAATTATATACCAGAAAAATATATTCATTTACATGCTTTAAATTCATTAGAAAGTTATTTTTCTAACAAACGAGCGGCATCATTAAAAGAAGCATTAAATTTATATGAAGAAGAAATAAGACATATGCAACATTTAAAAGAAATGAATATGCTACAAGAGATGCAAAACGCTACTTATAAAAAAGCACAGGAAGCTACAACAATAGGTTGGATAAATATGTTTCGACGATAATGGATTTTCAATGTGAAAATAAAATAGTGGGACAAAGGGGACAAGAAACGATTCTTGTATTTTATCTATGAATGAACCGTTCTTGTATCACCCTTATGGATAATTTTCACCCTTTAATCCCAGTAATCGCAACACCCTCAATAATTTGCTTCTGAGAAAAGATATACACAATCAATACAGGAATAACAGAAATCACAGTTCCCGCCATCATTAATGGCCAGTTAGCGGTGTATAAACCTTTGAACGAGTTTAATAAGATTGGTACGGTAAACTTCTCCGGTGTGTTTAAATAGATTAATGGATCAAGGAAATTGTTCCATGATTGTAAGAAGGTGAAGATTGCGATAGCTGCAAGGGCTGGTCTAATCAGAGGAAGGATAATATTCCAATAGATTCTCACATAGCCAGCTCCATCCATGATGGCAGCTTCCTCCAGTTCTTTCGGGATACCCATAATAAATTGTCTCAATAGGAATACAGCAAACGCATTAAACAAAGCC includes the following:
- a CDS encoding carbohydrate ABC transporter permease; this encodes MLITGSFIMIFPFVWTILSSLKDMSQIFVIPPQWIPDPVMWSNYIDSLLAMPFGLAYFNSFYITVLIVFSTLITASMAAYAFAKINFKGANILFILFLATMMIPKQVTMIPLYLVMDQLNWLDTHYSLIVPGALFNAFAVFLLRQFIMGIPKELEEAAIMDGAGYVRIYWNIILPLIRPALAAIAIFTFLQSWNNFLDPLIYLNTPEKFTVPILLNSFKGLYTANWPLMMAGTVISVIPVLIVYIFSQKQIIEGVAITGIKG
- a CDS encoding replication protein translates to MANPQVEDGYIRIANELWNEVLRRAFSKRQTNLILFIWRLSYGTGQKDCMIPSFMNFELAGMYKQDVKKELTFLRDCAVLDWDPQTMVFCINKNYHLWQITPNKKWDNERFNQLLKKNVHRKKANTSDAQPVTAESKQVSHSLTKPNKQVSKSLTTKLVKYLPENGDKPMVVKDPASRKTEERKDRKECNSYRDPHFCELLQFYRENLQIGITDSPYNYELLTQWYEEYGYELVMEAMRIATKAEAKGVKYLESVLLNWAQMGVKTAADVKVMVKQRKTNHMKPAYQKNRADVKRDIIPDWYVRQREQPAKQNTETEAEKERKAAEVDRMLEAYLMGEV